TATAAAGTAGTTGACTAGTCACTACCCAGGCTTAATTGCTAACCTCTAAAAATTACttaaggaataaaataaaataaaataaaatgttaagaatATTGTTGTCTCTTTgacaattagttttttttctgtttgtaaaCTGCTTTGGATGAATGCTTAAATGTAACGCAAAAAGTCATATGTCCATTTGAACATGCATTAACAACAAGGACTTTATTTAGCTAACTATCTAACAGCTTGCTTACCAGGAAATTTTAAGGTTTTGGTTTAGATCTCTCTCAGAGAACAAAGCTTTCTCTATTCTAAGCTATTAAACGTGAATAAAATACTTGACACCTCAAAACTGCTTATACTCTACCTGACAGTCAAAAGAAATCTGTCGACGGCTGGCTCGCGTCCAGCCATCGCATGTTCTGGTATATCCATAAGGTCGCGGTGACTGATTAGCCGCCGCTGGTTTGATCTGGTTCATGTTAACTAGTTCACAGCGTTATGCAATACATGACCCAGGCCACTGCTATatgttatacattatatatatttgacatgCACAGATCTTGACCGAGTTGTGCTAGTTTTTTAAAGCAATACGAATTCAGTTGTACTATTAAGATTAAGACGGAAGGTAgaagagatggggggggggggtgtaaaaaaaaaagtgtggggaAAGAGGGAGATTTCTGTTTTCACAGCTGGGCTGAAGTCTTGTTCCCACCCTTTCTGACAGAAGTTCCCCTAAGGCGCCTTGCATTGGCttcctctcaaacacacacacacacacacacacacacacgcatatatatgtGCACTCTCTGCACAGCAGAAGCATGTCATCTTTACTGACCTCGCAGAGATTTAAACACCTTTTGCTACTCTGCTGGACAGCGATCGGCTCCAAATGCCTCCACAGTCTGTAGAGCATAGTAATTACATCctaaaacctgtgtgtgtgtgtgtgtgtgtgtgaaaagtgtgtGTAAGGCAGTATTTTAGTgtatttcaacatttttcaacATATCCAAACAACAGCCCTGATCATCAGTCATGCTACAGCATTTGGCGGAGAAGCTATCTGTTGTATAAAAAGCAGAAAGTACTTAGCACTAGATTCATGAGTCTCTGATCTCAAACAGTATTTGAACATTGTctgaaaaatgtctgaatgtcagaCATATGAAAACCTGGCATCAAGAAACAAATGGCGCaggatcttttatatatatagatttcttttattttcttttatttattttttcaacagaCCCTGCAGTAGAGGTCTTCATGGGTCCACTCAGATCTGAAAACATGAGGTTTGACCGGAGACTGAGAACCTGACCGAGCTCATGTCTAAATCTTTGTTGAGTGCTTCAGACACTTATTAGTGGCCTTGGATCTAAAATGCATgtgatcaaataattttttttttaatggtcaagCAAGCATTATTATCGGTCAGCAATGATCTCAAGATGGCCAAATAGcaaacagacagatgacagattaTCAATATTGTGGAAGGCAAAACACAAAAAGCATAAAACACTAATGGCAAGGTTTCTCAAAAGAGGCAGTTGAATCTATTTACTCCCATAATCTTGCTCCTCTGCTCCACGTCCTCCCACATGGAGTGGACGATGTAACGGCACATGTACTTCCCAGCTCTGCCTTCCTGCCGCATCCGGACCAGACACATCCTGCCAGAGCAAAGGAGAGCAGAACTCTGACTCAAGATTGTGTTACGCTGTGTTTTGTCAGGATCTGTGTAACCAGCAAACTTAAGAGATCAGCTAGACAACACTCTCAGCATCTGTGGCCAGATACTGTGTCATGGACTCGCATTGTTTTGcccctatttttacatttccaaactgCTCCTTAATGAATACTGTAGGCGATAaggcgtgtgtgtgcgtgtttgtatgAATTAACTACTGGTGAGTTTGACCGAGTCCAGACTGAGTTTTCCCAGTCCATGTTTCTCTGCACAAACACAGTAAATCATCATGCAGATGCATGGCTGCACACGCAAGCACTATGTGCCTTTAGCTGGAAGTGTACAGAGAGTTGGCACCAAACCATCATCATTAATCATTAGTCTCATTCTGATGATATCACATATTCACTTGTTCTTCATGAGGTCAGCCAATCCTGATCATCTGTGCATTAGCATAGCTGACTTTGGTGAGGATGATGATGGAtttcaaaaatgaattaaatacttCAATGACATTTGTAGCAAAATCCATACTGGATAAAATTTTTTATAGaagtattaattacataattaattcATGGAATTTGTAGTAATTTCGacaatttaaattttctaaataattttaaacaaattttaaacaaatgtagaaTGACACAAAactaagatttatatatataaaatatatatattatatatatatatatatatatatatatatatatatatataagatctaCACTTCTAGATGACTAATCAATTAAGCCAAATCTatagagaaagtaaaaaataaataaataaataaataaataaaatccatctGGATATGGaaaatttttaaacaaaagaaaaatgtaataaaattaggaAAATATCGCAGAATAACAAAAAAAGTCCAAATGTAATTAAGAAAATGCACAATTTTCCCCAAATATAGagtaaaatattaaagtaaaaaaaacaaaacatgttttattgtgATTGATTAAAACCACAAACGCACAAAGTGATGCAATCTCTGTTGAAAAACAATCCAAGAGCTGATTTGATCATTTCAAAGAGCATCATTGCAATCAGAATGAAAAGGTCTATTCAAACACCTTTTGCAATCCAATAAGTAGATGAATATTAATCAACTCAATGCTTTACATGAATAACCAATCCAGGATTTGGAATTTGAATAACCCAATGTCACAACACTGTGTCCAAAACTCACCAAACGTGGAGCTGTGCCACCAAGAACCAGGAGTTAAGCGTGTCAGGGAGAGAGCACTCTGGGAGAAAGAGAGGGAGTACAGGACAGCATGAAGGAGAACGAGAAAACACATATAGCCAAACCAATGCAAACTTGGGCTCCGATTCCAAAACCGCTATTGCCTTTACACCTGTTTTTTTCCTCAGCTAAAGAAAACAACATAACACAGCTGTAAAGTGCCACATAAATCTTCCAGGTGCTGCTGAAAGGGTCCTTTTATGCTCACTTCAATGTTTCAGATAAAGTAAGGGGTGTTTAGGattcttcaaaaaaattaaatgagcaTGGCCATAACAAggtctgagataaaaaaaaaaaacataatataattaagGACCAAAAACACTTACTTTCAAAAAATTGGTCATAGTTGATTCTTTCTACACAGCATGTATACATGCGCAAGGCAGCTATCTTAATTTTCTGCAAGAGAAGAGAGACATTTGTGGCACACATGATCAAAAAGCCACTCAATCCGGTGTGATCAAAAGCAGAATCTGATGAAATTGACACCACAGTGTTCACATTTACATCCAGTTTACTGAGACAAACATGTGCCCCAAAATGAAGCAGACATGCTAAAGTTTTAGACCGCCATGATGCTGATAACTCTGACATGGAAGTCATCTCAGATTTCACAAAGTGTGGCCTCTGCttttgaaaacacaaaacagGTAGCGGTATGAGATGAAGTCATCATTCCAGCACCAAAACGTGACAGTGTCAACTTCGTTGAGCTGTTGAATGGGGTGTGGAGGCGGGAAATACAACTTGAGACGGTACCAGTAAACTGCAGATGCAAAAAAACCGGGGTTGATGtcccaaaattttaaataaataaataataatagtattttaatattgtataaatagcataaaaataagtgtatttttgCATAcccttaataacaaaaataaaaataaatgtaaaatatttttttaaataaataaaaacagatctttaaaagccattcaatttttttttccattttgacatttgcataattaaaaaaaaatccaaccaaATTCTCACGGTGGTGAAActcaatatattcatattatattgcagtaatgcaaaaaaaatttacattgtgGTAATGAGATCAATAAGATTTAATTATGAACTCAATTATCACAATAATGAAGTAAaagtccaatatatatatatatggcctagtggttagagagtttgactcctaatcctaaggttgtgggttcaagtcttgtGCCGGCAACACCATGACTTagctgcccttgagcaaggcactgaacccgaATTATATATAATGCAACAAGTTCTGTTTAAGTTCTGTGACATTCACATATGACATTTTATGAGAAACTGTGATCAGATTGGGGACATCAAATATAAAAAGGTcactatttaaaagaaaatcatttatCAACACTAGATGAGATTGTTTCTTTACCCATTTGTTGTATTTGAGGGGTCCGGTGAAGCCTATGGCCTCAATCAGTTTGGTGAAGGCTCCCACCTCTTCATCTGTGGTGTGTAGTGTCTCTTTAACAGTATGCAGCTTGTAACAGAATATGGAAACATGTCTGACCTTAGAGTTATGGAAAATGCTGATATATCATATACAGTTTAAGGAGGAAATGAGAAGATATATTTCTCGACTTGACCTTCAGAATTTctgaatcagaaatgaaattatttttgaggaaaaatattagttttacatttatttgaagctAAAAGTAGGCAacacttttattacattttattattcctAGATATACCTagataaaaataattgaaattctATGGCCTAAGAAAGTTCCAACTCTTGATTATCCCTTAATTGGTCATAACATGCCTAATAAACCAACTGACCAAGAAGAATAAAAGTATGCAAATGTTATAAATGTCAATAGTTACAAACTAACATATGaatcaatttcaaaataattattgcaCAATGCACTGACAATAGCACTAATAATTAATAGATGCACTTACTCCTAAGAGgtcaatatattaatttacttttcTGTTTAcctggaaaaaaatcacaaccgGTTACAAATATGTGACTTATAATTTAGAGTAGACCAGATaagataactaaaaaaaaaaggcctGTGCTATAATCACATACTTCAATATTGTTAAAGGGTTACACacaaatattctgtcatcatttgctctaACAGTTAatggtaaaataatatttatagtaaGTCAATGTGGACCATCTACTGTTCAGTTACCcacattgttcaaaatatctacttttgtgttcagcagaagaaaaaaatgcatacagGTCTGTAATAGATTGACAgtcagtaaattatgacagatttttcatttttgggtgtactataaatttaaaagaatattATAATATGTCCAAAATAAcattgtatttgtttgtatttgacattttacaaaatgtagtttatttagatGTTTCTTTTCTAAGTAAAAAATAACGACTGTCGTGCATTTTTGCCGTGACTTACGGAAGACCCACTTAAATATCATACATTCAAAATCTCATATTAAGAACAAGAATCATCAGATTGTTTTTAAAAGACTCTCTTTAAAGATCAcagtgcaccccccccccccaaaaaaaaaccttatgaactgtaattttttttatctttacagtaatttaaaatagaattaaattGGCGCACATGTAAAAGTGCCAAAAACACTTGGGCGCTTTGAAAGAAGGGATGTTTTTATAGCACAGAGCAGATGAAGTAATATTTGAGTTGTCTTTGTGTCTCTTTCAGAGTGACTGCTTATGCTAGGTGAGAGGTTCTTCCTCATACAGTAGCTGTGCATAGAGTTTTCACTTAAATGTCACAAGTCCCTCTGTCTCTACACTCCACACTCAGGAATGAGAATGTCACCATTATTACCAGTGATATATCTGTTTAGCTTTCACTGCTGCACTTTTATGCCTTCGGGAAACAGGAGAAGGTGAGAGGGGCCATACAGCATGGTAGTATTATAGCTGGCCCCTTAAGGAACTCCTGAATGTTGTTCATCCCTATGTCACCCACCTCTGAAAAAACAAGCAAGCAGTTTGGTGAAGTCATACGGGACAGGGATGTGTGTGAGTATAGTTTGTTTAAGACCTATGACCAATATACAGTTCATTATGAAAGAATTGCTTCACTCAAGGTCATATCAGCAAGCTTTTGAAGCCTGTTTATGCCTcggagtaaaataaataaataaataaataagaaagaaagtaATTGTACTTTATTTCTTGTAACTGCAATTTTATATATCAAATGTGAACTTGTATCACAATCACACATTTGCAActtaatttcttacatttaaaactttttttctcataattccaACTATATTTCAGTTATGACATACTATCTTTCAATGCTACTTGAAAGAAATCTCACAATGTAACAATTTCAAAAGTTGTGAGTTTGTATCTCATCACTGCAACTTAATCCTACATTTGCATCTCATTTCTCATTATCTATTTCTAACCTTTTTAACTTAATCATtgcattgtgactttatttcacATGATTATATCTTACTTTTGTGACTTCATATCTCAATTTCTCCAAATGTGACACAACTGTAACTTAATCttatgtttgcatctttatttcGCATAGTTGTgaatatttctcattattttgaCTTTAATTATTGCATTTGAGACTTTATCTTATAATTATgactatttttaatttatgagTATTTATTGCAtatgcaactttatatctcacagttgtgACTTCATATCTCTATATAACTGAAACAATCATgtttgtgactttatttctcataatagCATTTTTCTCACATTTGCAACTTAATTTCGTATATTGCAACtttgtttctcataattgtgactattTCTAATGTTAAGAACTTTCTTGCACATGTGACTTTTTAATCACGCAATTGCAATTTAATCTTACATATTCAGCTTTATCTCCCATCTGCATCTTTTTTTCTCTTGTGACTTTGTATCTCAGAATGTGAATTTGTATCTAACAGTTGTGACAGTCACATATTTTGGCTTAATTTCTCACATTTGAGACTTTATTGATTTTTGACTTTTTTCATTCATCTCATAGCTaaattagggcaaaaaaaaaaattggcttcCATGATGCATTTCTAAACAGAAGATTTTCTTCACAAATTTTATTGTAAATCTGAGTctgatatttattcatttacaataacATGAGGAGtgagggatagttcacacagaaaGTTTAACTAATTTATCCATGAATTGCTCACCTGGATTCACATTTCTCTCACAGATACACTGCTATACCTTAACCTCTCTCAACCCATTGATTCCTTGAGAGGGTTCATTTTAAACTCAGTGTGACTCGATGAGaacattttttctttctgaaaacaAAACAGCCTTTTTCTTTAAGTGAAGTGAGGGGTCCTCTCTCCAGCATGTTCGGATTAATAAGGAGTGATTGATGAAGACAGGAGAGGAAACATTCGATTCCTGCTCCGCTCCCATTCCTGTGAGAAAGACCTTGGGAAAGAGAGCTATAAATAAGGAGTGTTGGTCCATGTGCAACAACCATCTTGCTTAGGcacactgcgtgtgtgtgtgtgtgtgtgtgtgtgtgagagagagagagagagagagagagtcgtaGTGTGTCAAGTGTGTGTGCACGCTGTTGTtatgtcaatttggcatgaaagACAGACCGGCGACAAGGTTTGGAAACAAGGCAAGGAAAATATTGACCAATCATGCACAGCAAAAAGTCAATACATAAGCTTCAAATGTGCTCTTTTTTGCATGATTAGTCCATTACTCAAACATTCACAATAATGCAATGAGTTCAGTGAGTTGAAGTATGTAAAACAGGCTAATATATTCTGGATACGTTTTCTAcctatacatgtatatattgctttctccagtattTAACTCCTGAATCACCTAGAAATGCATCATTTGGGCTATAAGGTTTGcagaaatatgtaaatatatgatatcTACAGTTACAAGCTAGAAAAGCATAAAAAGCATGCTGCTTCAGCTTGGTTCGCTTTAAGGGAACATCATAGTTTCACAAATGTTGCATTGTCCTAAGtgtacattgattttttttttttactcgacTGAAATACTTGTCTATGAATTAGATTTTTATTGTAGTTATCTTGAAACCCTGAAGTCAAAATCAACAACAAAGAATCGTGTTTTGTCATCTGAGATAATGAAATTGGCAGATAAAACTGTGACCTTCTCCATAAAGTCTAGTTGCACATATCATAAAAAGGCAGAACTCAGCACATGCGAAGTTGAAGGGTCAgcacatatcattatatttcactcatGTGACACAGACGTAGGTGAAACAACAAACCCAGGCCTAATTAGCTGCCATGTGTGTAGAGTTTAGCCTTAGAAAAATAAACCCCCACCATAAAGTGGGTCTAGAGTTGGGGGTATGGCGTAGTGAGGTTGGGTGGAGGTGCCCACAAGGAAAGATTTCCTGAGTTCAGATATTGGTGATTTCATTCTAAAAGTGCTTTTGAATGgagtttttttttgtcactgcTGATGTAAACAACCACTGAACATCTTGTTCTTGACAGCTGTGTTAACAAATTAGCATAACAAACTACAGCTGGATAAACTTGTTCTGAAGCTgttgtaacattgatttaaatGTGCTGTGGTATATGTGATACTCGCAAATTATAAAATGGATTGCACATGTCGGCGCAGCTTAATGATGTTGTTAGCATGAACAAAAAAGGCCTTTTATTTTTATCCAATGCTTAAAGTtgcattggtaaaaaaaaaaaggtccattAGATCAGGATATATTtgattgtttacatttatgcattatgcAGGTGCTTTAAACATTGCATTCAATGCACTTTTTCAATGAGGCTCGAAGCCATGACCCTAGTGCCATGCTtacttataatatattattttgctgTCTAAAATAAACCTTATTTACCCTATATTACTTATTTCTATGCACATTCCTTTCCATAATTCTGCACAATTCATTGGTGCACATAATTGtgaactaaactttttttttttagaaaatcaaaTGTAGTTTGCTTTCACCTCTGGAAAGACTTTTCTTTTCAGATAATGTTATCCTTCTCATCTCTAAGAGCCAGTTTCACAATCCTCAATTCCCAACTGATAAAGTTAGATGTTCTTAAATTATTCTTGTTGAAAATCCTTTTTCCTGAGAAACACACTACTATTCAGAAGTTTGTGGCTACATTTGGTAAAAtcagaaatattatgaaaaataataaaaatttaaattgactgttttgtattttaatttttttttttttaaggcagttTATTCCTGAGATGGTATAGCTTAAAGGAACACTACACTTTTTTTGGAAATAGGCAAATTTGCCAATTCCCATAGAGTTAAACATTTCCCAGATCTccaggtctggcggtagcacttttagcttagcttagcatagataacTGAacaagctaaaagtgctaccccCAGACCCAGACATCGTGAAAGGAttcgaaaacagtaaaactcaactctttgactctaggggagttggacattttgattttttttttttttttttttttgagtgttcctttaattttcagcaacattacttcagtcttcagtgtcccatgatctgctatttagttttttattaatttttttaaactgtgataCTTCTCTCTTGACACTTTGACAAACAAAAGACTTTGATATTTCCTTGAAGtggaaatattctgtaacattataaatgactttattgtcacttttgatccctttaacatatccttgctgaataaaagtatgaatttaaaCCCTATGAAATGGGTTTCTATTTGATtttga
This genomic window from Carassius gibelio isolate Cgi1373 ecotype wild population from Czech Republic chromosome A6, carGib1.2-hapl.c, whole genome shotgun sequence contains:
- the LOC128015200 gene encoding ubiquinol-cytochrome-c reductase complex assembly factor 1-like codes for the protein MTSPNCLLVFSELHTVKETLHTTDEEVGAFTKLIEAIGFTGPLKYNKWKIKIAALRMYTCCVERINYDQFFEKCSLPDTLNSWFLVAQLHVWMCLVRMRQEGRAGKYMCRYIVHSMWEDVEQRSKIMGIDAIQRKESMKVMTETFYAALFGYDEGILSDDCVLAAALWRNVFNRQCEDPRQLELMVEYVRKQMQFIDALDGEDLLLTGEVKWRPLVEEHARSILKVPSPTYNDAGL